A genomic segment from Leptolyngbya boryana PCC 6306 encodes:
- a CDS encoding cytochrome c oxidase subunit II yields the protein MNIPSQISTLLAGIVLTLVSLWYGQNHNLLPVAATEAAPLVDNLFNAMLTIGTGIFLLVNFVLVFALLRFRRKSGDESDGDPVHGNIPLEIVWTAIPAIIVLGISIYSFDIYNSEGGFDPMDHSVAHGQHHQMKGSAIAAPLIADVDPNQATDTAVKQNPVTNAVEEDIPARRDAPVMGIESPKVGRIPAGKEPLTIAAAGMQYAWLFTYPDEIISGELHLPVGRPVVMNITANDVLHAFWVPEFRLKQDAVPGRQSEIRFTPTVEGDYPVICAELCGAYHGAMKTHVLVESQESYDAWLQSMKVAQADEQNRAIALSPAQMTDAEYLAPYAQDAGVTPEMLHQLHPMSEGSEAYSS from the coding sequence GTGAATATTCCTAGTCAAATTTCAACTCTTCTTGCAGGCATTGTTTTGACGCTTGTCAGCCTCTGGTATGGTCAAAACCATAACCTGCTTCCCGTGGCGGCGACAGAAGCTGCGCCACTGGTCGATAATTTATTCAATGCCATGTTAACGATTGGGACAGGTATTTTCCTGCTCGTTAACTTTGTATTGGTGTTCGCATTGTTACGTTTTCGTCGGAAGTCAGGTGATGAAAGCGATGGTGATCCAGTTCATGGAAATATTCCGCTCGAGATTGTCTGGACAGCGATTCCTGCCATCATTGTGTTAGGTATTTCGATTTATAGCTTTGATATCTACAATTCTGAAGGTGGCTTCGACCCGATGGATCATTCGGTCGCGCATGGACAACATCATCAGATGAAGGGATCTGCAATCGCTGCTCCTTTAATCGCAGACGTTGATCCCAATCAAGCCACAGATACAGCCGTGAAGCAAAATCCAGTCACAAATGCGGTTGAAGAAGACATTCCCGCTCGTCGTGATGCTCCGGTGATGGGCATTGAATCTCCCAAGGTTGGCAGGATTCCTGCCGGAAAAGAACCGCTGACGATTGCAGCAGCAGGCATGCAATATGCTTGGCTATTTACTTACCCAGACGAAATTATTTCTGGTGAGTTACATTTACCCGTGGGTCGTCCTGTGGTCATGAATATCACCGCTAACGATGTGCTGCATGCGTTTTGGGTTCCTGAGTTTCGCTTAAAACAAGATGCGGTGCCGGGTCGCCAATCTGAGATTCGGTTTACGCCGACTGTCGAAGGAGACTATCCAGTCATTTGTGCTGAGCTTTGTGGGGCGTATCATGGCGCGATGAAGACACATGTTTTGGTTGAATCGCAAGAAAGCTATGACGCTTGGCTACAAAGTATGAAAGTGGCGCAGGCAGATGAACAAAACCGAGCGATCGCGCTCAGTCCAGCACAGATGACTGATGCGGAATATCTTGCTCCTTATGCTCAGGATGCAGGGGTTACTCCTGAAATGCTGCACCAGCTTCACCCGATGAGCGAAGGCTCAGAAGCGTATTCCTCTTAA
- a CDS encoding COX15/CtaA family protein, whose protein sequence is MSDSSFNPSTLVRPAAARSWITRLVFALAISTLFLMALGSATRVMNAGLSCPDWPLCYGEFVPRAQMNLEVFLEWFHRLIATSIGFGAIALVAVAWWFRQDLPKWTPWATVFALFLVVFQGVLGGLTVTELLRFDIVTAHLGTGLLFFSTLLAIATSLMPYQGTGTVGKLRWFGVAATGFVYFQSILGGLVSSQWALHQCFGQSQLCSVMNSHIAGIVPPTIAVLSLVILAWRTPALHPLLRRLINVAGLLLVLQLTLGVATFKLRLQVEPLTVAHQATGAALLGTLLVFTVLALRDSTPALEAEA, encoded by the coding sequence ATGTCTGATTCATCGTTTAACCCCTCAACGCTCGTTCGACCCGCTGCGGCTCGCAGTTGGATTACGCGGCTCGTCTTTGCGCTCGCGATCTCAACGTTGTTCTTGATGGCACTGGGCAGCGCCACACGCGTCATGAACGCAGGATTGTCTTGCCCGGATTGGCCCTTGTGTTATGGCGAATTTGTCCCTCGTGCGCAAATGAATCTAGAAGTCTTTCTAGAATGGTTTCACCGATTGATTGCAACCTCGATCGGGTTTGGCGCGATCGCGCTAGTGGCAGTCGCTTGGTGGTTCCGGCAAGACCTGCCAAAATGGACACCCTGGGCAACCGTGTTTGCACTATTTCTCGTGGTTTTCCAAGGTGTTTTAGGAGGTCTAACTGTTACAGAATTGTTACGGTTTGACATTGTGACTGCACATCTTGGAACTGGCTTGTTGTTCTTTAGTACTTTGCTGGCGATCGCAACGTCTTTAATGCCCTATCAGGGAACCGGAACAGTCGGTAAGCTTCGCTGGTTCGGTGTTGCTGCAACTGGCTTTGTCTATTTTCAAAGCATTCTGGGCGGCTTAGTTTCTTCTCAGTGGGCATTGCATCAATGTTTTGGGCAATCGCAATTGTGCAGCGTGATGAATAGCCACATTGCGGGAATTGTTCCACCGACGATCGCAGTTTTATCTTTGGTGATTTTGGCTTGGCGAACTCCAGCGCTGCATCCTCTCCTCCGTCGTTTAATCAACGTAGCGGGATTGTTGCTTGTTCTTCAGTTAACTTTGGGCGTTGCAACATTCAAGCTACGGCTACAGGTTGAACCTTTGACGGTTGCCCATCAAGCTACTGGAGCCGCACTGCTTGGGACTTTACTGGTGTTTACGGTTTTAGCGCTGAGAGACTCGACTCCAGCCCTCGAAGCCGAAGCTTAA
- a CDS encoding heme o synthase, protein MQNSATGVIRHNQDVLQVIKSYWQLTKPRIILLLLITTAGGMWIAAQGQVDPVLLIVTLLSGTFAAGSANTINCLYDRDIDYIMERTRSRPLPSGRVSPRDALIFAITLAVLSFGLLTYFANLLSACLAMSGIFFYVVVYTHWLKRHSTQNIVIGGAAGAIPPLVGWAAVTGDLSWAAWVLFAIIFLWTPPHFWALAIMIREDYAKVGVPMLPVVDGNEPTSKQIFYYTLSLIPVSLLLVYPLHVMGAVYATIALLLGGIFVQKAWKLMQAPSDLMVARSTFKYSILYLMLLCAGMGIDSLPMTHQMVSAIAQHMQTVIGALL, encoded by the coding sequence ATGCAAAATTCAGCGACAGGCGTAATTCGCCATAACCAAGATGTTCTGCAAGTGATTAAAAGCTATTGGCAGTTAACAAAGCCAAGAATTATCTTGCTGCTGCTCATCACGACTGCAGGCGGAATGTGGATCGCAGCTCAAGGTCAAGTTGATCCTGTGTTGTTGATCGTAACTTTGTTGAGTGGTACGTTTGCCGCAGGCTCAGCAAATACGATTAATTGTCTGTACGATCGCGATATCGATTACATCATGGAACGGACTCGCTCTCGTCCGCTCCCTTCTGGGCGGGTGAGTCCCCGAGATGCCTTGATTTTTGCGATTACGTTAGCGGTATTATCATTTGGCTTATTAACCTATTTCGCGAATCTTCTCAGTGCTTGCTTGGCAATGTCAGGCATTTTCTTCTACGTTGTCGTCTATACTCACTGGCTCAAGCGTCACAGCACCCAAAACATTGTAATCGGTGGTGCGGCGGGCGCGATTCCTCCGCTTGTGGGTTGGGCTGCGGTCACAGGGGATCTGAGTTGGGCAGCTTGGGTCTTATTTGCGATTATTTTTCTTTGGACACCGCCCCATTTCTGGGCGTTGGCGATTATGATTCGCGAAGATTATGCCAAAGTTGGCGTGCCAATGTTGCCCGTTGTTGATGGCAATGAACCAACCAGTAAGCAAATTTTTTACTACACGTTGTCTTTGATTCCGGTTTCGCTCTTGCTCGTTTATCCACTGCATGTGATGGGAGCAGTTTATGCGACGATCGCGCTTTTGTTGGGCGGAATTTTTGTTCAGAAAGCTTGGAAGTTGATGCAGGCTCCATCGGATTTGATGGTGGCTCGATCGACGTTCAAATATTCGATTCTGTACTTAATGCTGCTCTGTGCAGGCATGGGAATTGATTCGCTGCCGATGACGCATCAGATGGTCAGCGCGATCGCTCAACATATGCAAACGGTGATTGGCGCATTGCTTTAA
- the lpxB gene encoding lipid-A-disaccharide synthase, producing MKKRIFISTGEVSGDLQGSLLVKALYEQASELGIDIEILALGGDRMAAAGAKLLGNTVGIGSIGIIEGLPYLLPTLKVQKQAKRYLQAHPPDLVVMMDYSDPNISIGLHVRKHLPTVPTVYFIAPQEWVVRINQKKTDWIVQISDRILSIFPAEAEYYAEHGAKTEFVGHPLIDRMKDAPDRSSAREKLGISSDETAIVLVPASRQQEIKYMLPAIFGAAQQIQAKLPDVKFLIPLSLERYRSQILSAIAQYGLNAVIVEGSPLNAIAAADLAITKSGTVNLEIALLNVPQVVMYRLAPFTAWVAEHILKLEIPFASPPNLVGMKEIVPEFLQDEATPENLARSAMELLQTEKREKTIADYQEMRRVLGEPGACRRAAKSILEMVG from the coding sequence ATGAAAAAGCGAATTTTTATTAGCACGGGCGAAGTCTCTGGCGATTTGCAAGGCTCATTACTCGTCAAAGCTCTCTACGAACAAGCCAGCGAACTCGGAATCGATATCGAAATTCTGGCACTCGGCGGCGATCGTATGGCAGCAGCAGGTGCAAAACTTCTCGGCAATACGGTCGGAATTGGGTCGATCGGGATTATTGAAGGTCTACCCTACCTTCTGCCGACGCTGAAAGTTCAGAAACAAGCCAAGCGATATCTCCAAGCGCATCCGCCCGATCTCGTTGTGATGATGGATTATAGCGATCCGAATATCAGCATTGGTTTACATGTGCGCAAGCACTTGCCGACGGTGCCAACGGTTTACTTTATTGCGCCTCAAGAGTGGGTGGTCAGAATTAATCAGAAGAAAACGGATTGGATTGTGCAGATCAGCGATCGCATTCTCTCGATCTTTCCTGCTGAGGCTGAATACTACGCCGAACATGGTGCGAAAACTGAATTTGTCGGACATCCTTTAATCGATCGCATGAAAGATGCACCTGATCGGAGTTCTGCTCGCGAAAAGTTAGGGATCTCGTCCGATGAAACGGCGATCGTGCTTGTTCCTGCTTCGCGTCAGCAAGAAATTAAATACATGCTGCCTGCAATTTTTGGTGCGGCACAGCAGATTCAGGCGAAACTTCCCGATGTGAAATTTCTGATTCCCTTGTCGTTGGAGCGGTATCGATCGCAAATTTTAAGCGCGATCGCACAATATGGCTTAAATGCGGTGATTGTAGAAGGTTCACCCTTGAACGCGATCGCTGCTGCGGATTTAGCGATTACAAAATCGGGAACCGTGAATCTTGAAATTGCGCTGCTCAATGTTCCGCAAGTTGTGATGTATCGATTAGCTCCTTTTACGGCTTGGGTGGCTGAGCATATTTTGAAATTGGAAATTCCCTTTGCATCGCCTCCGAATTTGGTCGGTATGAAGGAGATTGTGCCGGAGTTTCTGCAAGATGAAGCAACCCCAGAGAATTTAGCGCGATCGGCAATGGAATTGTTGCAGACAGAGAAGCGGGAGAAAACGATCGCCGATTATCAAGAAATGAGACGAGTATTAGGTGAACCTGGTGCCTGTCGTCGAGCAGCGAAATCAATCCTGGAAATGGTGGGATAG
- the lpxA gene encoding acyl-ACP--UDP-N-acetylglucosamine O-acyltransferase: MAPTLIHPTAVIHPNAQLHPTVQVGAYAVIGEHVKIGAGSSVGHHAVIEGWVEIGERNQIFPGAAIGLEPQDLKYDGSRGLVRIGNGNQIREYVTIHRPTFADRITLIGNGNLLMAYVHVGHECVIEDQVIIANSVQMAGHVHIESKARLSGVMGIHQFVWIGRHAMIGGMSRIDRDVPPFVIVEGNPSRIRAFHQVGPQRSGFSSEDLSLLKKAYRTVFRSGLAMNEALERLDLLPENEHVQHFQRFLQLSMLPGRRGLTPSATLKD; this comes from the coding sequence ATGGCCCCAACCTTGATCCATCCGACCGCTGTAATTCACCCGAATGCTCAACTTCACCCAACCGTCCAAGTTGGTGCATATGCTGTGATTGGAGAACACGTAAAGATTGGTGCGGGGTCAAGTGTTGGGCATCATGCGGTGATTGAAGGGTGGGTTGAGATTGGGGAGCGGAATCAGATTTTTCCGGGTGCTGCGATCGGGCTTGAACCCCAAGATTTGAAATACGACGGATCGCGGGGGCTAGTGAGAATCGGCAACGGCAACCAGATCCGAGAATATGTCACGATTCATCGCCCGACCTTTGCCGATCGCATTACGCTCATCGGTAATGGCAATCTGCTCATGGCTTATGTGCATGTGGGGCATGAGTGCGTGATTGAGGATCAAGTGATTATTGCCAATTCGGTGCAGATGGCGGGACATGTGCATATTGAATCGAAGGCGAGATTGAGTGGCGTGATGGGCATTCATCAGTTTGTCTGGATTGGGCGACATGCGATGATTGGAGGCATGAGTCGCATCGATCGAGATGTGCCGCCGTTTGTGATTGTTGAGGGAAATCCGTCTCGGATTCGGGCATTTCACCAGGTTGGTCCGCAGCGATCGGGGTTTTCGTCAGAAGATTTGAGTTTGTTGAAAAAAGCGTATCGTACTGTATTTCGATCGGGCTTGGCGATGAATGAGGCGTTAGAGCGATTGGATCTATTGCCCGAAAATGAGCATGTCCAGCATTTTCAGCGATTTTTGCAACTGTCAATGTTGCCAGGGCGTAGAGGATTGACTCCGAGTGCGACGTTGAAGGACTGA
- the fabZ gene encoding 3-hydroxyacyl-ACP dehydratase FabZ, translating into MTTVIETHTAPLENVETPAEPEVKKTFTTEEIHQLLPHRYPFALVDRIIDFVPGKLAVGIKNVSFNEPQFQGHFPGRPIMPGVLIVEAMAQVGGVVLTQMADVQEGLFMFAGIDGVRFRRPVVPGDQLVMTVELLSVKGRRFGKMRGRAEVDGQLACEGDLMFALVD; encoded by the coding sequence ATGACAACCGTGATCGAAACCCATACTGCACCGCTCGAAAATGTTGAGACTCCCGCTGAGCCTGAAGTGAAGAAAACCTTCACCACTGAGGAGATTCATCAGCTTCTGCCGCATCGCTATCCGTTTGCTTTAGTCGATCGCATTATCGATTTTGTGCCTGGAAAATTGGCGGTTGGAATTAAGAATGTCTCGTTTAATGAGCCTCAGTTTCAAGGCCACTTTCCAGGTCGCCCGATTATGCCGGGTGTGCTGATTGTTGAAGCGATGGCACAGGTTGGTGGCGTTGTTTTAACTCAAATGGCAGATGTGCAAGAGGGCTTGTTCATGTTTGCTGGAATCGATGGTGTTAGATTCCGTCGTCCGGTTGTGCCAGGTGATCAACTGGTTATGACTGTGGAACTGCTTTCAGTCAAGGGTCGTCGATTTGGAAAGATGCGCGGTCGTGCCGAAGTTGACGGACAACTTGCATGTGAAGGTGATTTAATGTTTGCGCTAGTCGATTAA
- the lpxC gene encoding UDP-3-O-acyl-N-acetylglucosamine deacetylase, with protein sequence MVSTQNQGRMTRQVQRSLRQSFSCYGVGLHSGEETTARVLPAEPGRGRYFVRTDLPGAPEIPARIESVRETMLSTELVNGDARIRTVEHLLASLTGMGIDNARIEVDGAEIPLLDGSARSWTSAIAQAGIVEQTEEKSAIVISEPVFVRHGDAFVAALPSSELRFSYGIDFDLSAIGNQWHSWKFDPETFATEIAPARTFGLAHQIEQLRANGLIKGGSLENALVCSSEGWINPPLRFSNEPARHKLLDLIGDLSLLGTLPTAHFLAYKASHELHTQLVRQLSEILPAHF encoded by the coding sequence ATGGTCAGCACGCAGAATCAGGGGCGCATGACTCGACAGGTGCAACGATCACTTCGTCAAAGCTTCTCTTGTTATGGAGTCGGACTGCATAGCGGCGAAGAAACGACAGCGAGAGTGTTACCGGCTGAGCCAGGACGAGGACGATATTTTGTTCGGACAGACTTACCTGGTGCGCCTGAGATTCCGGCTCGAATTGAGTCGGTGCGTGAAACGATGCTGTCAACCGAACTGGTAAATGGAGATGCCAGAATTCGCACAGTCGAGCATTTGCTGGCATCTCTCACAGGCATGGGCATTGATAACGCTCGCATTGAAGTCGATGGAGCGGAAATTCCCTTATTAGACGGTTCGGCGCGATCGTGGACAAGCGCGATCGCCCAAGCAGGAATTGTCGAGCAGACCGAAGAGAAATCTGCGATCGTCATTTCCGAACCTGTATTCGTGCGTCATGGCGATGCATTTGTGGCGGCATTGCCATCGAGCGAACTGCGATTTTCTTATGGCATTGATTTTGATCTCAGCGCGATCGGAAATCAATGGCACAGTTGGAAATTTGATCCCGAGACATTTGCCACCGAAATTGCTCCAGCCAGAACATTTGGATTAGCTCATCAGATCGAACAGTTACGAGCGAATGGTTTAATTAAAGGCGGATCACTTGAAAATGCGTTGGTTTGCAGTAGTGAAGGATGGATAAATCCACCTTTGCGCTTTTCAAATGAACCAGCGCGCCATAAACTTCTAGACTTAATAGGAGATCTCAGTTTATTGGGGACGTTGCCAACGGCTCATTTTTTGGCGTACAAGGCGAGTCATGAATTGCATACTCAACTCGTGCGTCAACTGTCTGAGATTTTACCTGCACATTTTTAG
- a CDS encoding BamA/TamA family outer membrane protein, which translates to MRLSPVVMAAVALTATLGLSHSAEAKSPLQPAKLTDRSTVSKSKPSAKDVVVKTTPVMQTSQPVETRLNGKMAPVIAQAGTIEQETPDRIQINPTAPITPTTPTLPTVPETAPITPEGQQTPSETPSEAVPTQPLQPGQPTPQPEQPTSQPGQPTQPPAEAEPRVLVSEVVVSGVDGELQQEVYRVIQTQPGRTTTRSQLQNDINAIFATGFFSNVRATPEDTPLGVRVTFEVTANPPLKSVQLEGSKVVPADVVNRIFSPQYGKITNFRDLQSGIQELTKYYQDRGFVLAQVINAQQPQINPDGTVVLQVAEGEIERIQVRFINKEGSDRDAKGNPIRGRTRDFIITRELELKPGQVFNRQILERDFQRLFGLGLFEDLRPSLDVGEDRRKVVLVVNAVEKNTGNIGLAGGFSSASGFFGSLSYGQQNVGGNNQKLNAEVQIGQRDQQYELSFTDPWIAGDPYRTSYTLSVFRRRTISLIFDGGDPEVRLGNEDRDRPRINRTGGGISFARPLSRNVFERAEWTASLGLQYQRVTATDADGIRRRVDELGNPLTFDPSGKDDLFTGQLVLRRDRRNDFLQPTGGSVLQFSTEQSLPIGSGSIFFNRLRGSYSFYIPTRLTKFTPECRDRDTRRVDLQNQPQGRCAQAFAFNIQGGTILGDVPPYEAFPLGGTNSVRGYDEGDVGSGKSYLQATAEYRFPIFSIISGALFVDAATDLGSGDKVPGNPAGVRGKPGSGLGYGVGVRVRSPLGPIRIDFGWNDQGGNNIRFGFGERF; encoded by the coding sequence ATGCGCTTATCTCCTGTTGTGATGGCTGCGGTTGCGTTGACGGCAACGCTTGGCTTGTCGCATTCTGCTGAGGCAAAATCGCCCCTTCAGCCAGCTAAATTGACGGATCGATCGACCGTTTCCAAATCTAAACCTTCTGCAAAAGATGTCGTTGTGAAAACGACTCCTGTGATGCAGACGAGCCAGCCTGTCGAGACGCGACTGAACGGAAAAATGGCTCCAGTAATCGCTCAGGCAGGAACGATCGAGCAAGAAACGCCCGATCGGATTCAAATTAATCCAACGGCTCCCATCACGCCAACTACGCCGACTCTTCCAACGGTTCCAGAAACCGCACCGATTACGCCTGAAGGACAGCAGACTCCTTCAGAAACGCCTTCAGAAGCGGTTCCAACCCAGCCTTTACAGCCAGGGCAGCCAACTCCTCAACCAGAGCAGCCAACTTCCCAACCCGGACAACCGACCCAACCTCCCGCTGAAGCTGAGCCAAGAGTGTTAGTGTCTGAAGTCGTTGTCTCAGGTGTTGACGGGGAATTGCAGCAAGAAGTCTATCGTGTGATTCAAACTCAGCCCGGACGGACAACAACGCGATCGCAGTTGCAAAACGATATCAACGCCATCTTTGCGACTGGATTTTTCTCGAATGTGAGAGCGACCCCGGAAGATACACCGCTTGGAGTGCGGGTCACGTTTGAAGTAACTGCGAATCCGCCGTTGAAGTCGGTACAGCTTGAAGGCAGCAAAGTCGTCCCCGCAGATGTGGTCAATCGAATCTTTAGCCCTCAGTACGGCAAGATTACGAACTTCCGAGATTTGCAGAGTGGCATTCAAGAACTGACGAAATACTACCAAGATCGTGGGTTTGTCTTGGCGCAGGTGATTAACGCCCAACAGCCGCAGATTAACCCAGACGGAACGGTTGTCTTGCAGGTCGCAGAAGGCGAAATCGAGCGAATTCAGGTTCGATTTATTAATAAAGAAGGCAGCGATCGCGATGCCAAAGGCAATCCGATTCGGGGTAGAACGCGGGACTTTATTATTACGCGCGAACTCGAATTAAAGCCTGGACAAGTTTTTAACCGTCAAATTTTAGAGCGCGATTTCCAACGACTATTTGGACTAGGACTGTTTGAAGATCTCCGTCCGTCTTTGGATGTGGGTGAAGATCGCCGAAAAGTGGTTCTTGTCGTAAATGCCGTCGAGAAAAATACCGGAAATATTGGGCTTGCGGGCGGTTTTAGTTCAGCTAGTGGCTTCTTTGGAAGTCTCAGCTATGGACAGCAAAACGTTGGCGGGAACAACCAAAAGCTGAATGCTGAAGTGCAAATTGGTCAGCGAGATCAGCAGTATGAACTGTCGTTTACTGATCCTTGGATTGCAGGTGATCCGTACCGGACTTCTTACACGTTAAGCGTGTTCCGACGCAGAACGATTTCGCTGATTTTTGATGGGGGTGATCCCGAAGTTCGACTGGGAAATGAAGATCGCGATCGACCCAGAATTAATCGTACAGGTGGCGGCATTAGCTTTGCCCGTCCGCTGTCGCGCAATGTGTTTGAGCGAGCCGAATGGACAGCTTCACTCGGATTACAGTATCAACGAGTCACCGCAACCGATGCGGATGGAATTCGTCGCCGAGTTGATGAATTGGGTAATCCGCTGACCTTTGATCCTTCGGGTAAAGATGATTTGTTCACCGGGCAGTTAGTGCTGAGACGCGATCGCAGAAATGATTTTCTGCAACCGACAGGCGGCTCCGTTCTGCAATTTAGTACCGAACAATCGCTACCGATTGGGTCAGGCAGTATTTTCTTCAACCGATTGCGGGGAAGTTATAGCTTCTACATTCCGACTCGATTGACGAAATTTACGCCTGAATGTCGCGATCGCGATACCCGTCGAGTTGATTTGCAGAACCAACCTCAAGGGCGCTGTGCCCAAGCCTTTGCGTTCAACATTCAAGGTGGAACAATCCTGGGAGATGTGCCGCCGTATGAAGCGTTTCCATTGGGTGGAACCAACTCGGTACGCGGTTACGATGAAGGCGATGTTGGAAGCGGTAAGAGCTACTTGCAAGCGACCGCAGAATATCGATTCCCGATCTTCTCGATTATTTCGGGCGCGCTATTTGTCGATGCTGCGACTGATCTCGGCTCAGGCGATAAGGTTCCAGGAAATCCGGCAGGCGTGCGGGGTAAACCTGGCAGTGGTTTGGGCTATGGAGTCGGTGTGAGAGTACGATCGCCCTTAGGTCCAATTCGGATCGACTTTGGTTGGAATGATCAAGGCGGCAACAACATTCGCTTCGGCTTCGGGGAGCGATTCTAA
- the purC gene encoding phosphoribosylaminoimidazolesuccinocarboxamide synthase, which produces MSVGQKLYEGKAKILYATEDPEVLLTYFKDDATAFNAQKRGSIQGKGEMNCAIATHLFKLMIANGVPTHFIEQTSGNEMRVKAVKIIPLEVVVRNIAAGSLCQQTGLKLGTTLNPPLVEFYLKDDALGDPLLTPDRLRVLNLASAAQIEQLIQMANQINSVLQTFFQQCGITLVDFKLEFGTDSRGEIILADEISPDTCRLWDQSETDPDRRVLDKDRFRRDLGNVEGAYRQVMERVLGQTV; this is translated from the coding sequence ATGTCTGTTGGTCAAAAACTCTACGAAGGCAAAGCTAAGATTCTCTACGCTACAGAAGATCCAGAAGTTTTGCTGACATATTTCAAAGACGACGCGACGGCTTTTAATGCTCAGAAACGCGGCAGCATTCAGGGCAAAGGCGAAATGAATTGCGCGATCGCCACCCATCTTTTCAAACTCATGATTGCCAATGGAGTCCCAACTCATTTCATCGAGCAGACTTCAGGCAACGAAATGCGGGTCAAAGCCGTCAAAATTATCCCCTTAGAAGTCGTCGTCAGGAACATTGCAGCCGGAAGTCTCTGTCAACAAACAGGACTGAAGTTAGGCACGACCCTCAATCCCCCCCTCGTCGAGTTCTACCTCAAAGACGACGCGCTCGGAGATCCCTTATTGACTCCCGATCGATTGCGAGTGCTCAATCTCGCATCAGCCGCGCAAATCGAGCAACTGATTCAAATGGCAAACCAGATTAACTCGGTCTTGCAAACTTTCTTTCAGCAATGTGGCATCACATTAGTGGACTTTAAGTTGGAATTTGGAACCGACTCGCGCGGAGAAATTATCCTGGCAGACGAAATCAGCCCGGATACTTGTCGGCTGTGGGATCAATCCGAAACCGATCCCGATCGTCGCGTCTTAGACAAAGATCGCTTCCGGCGGGACTTGGGAAATGTGGAAGGTGCTTATCGGCAAGTAATGGAAAGGGTGCTAGGTCAGACGGTATGA
- a CDS encoding XisI protein, with the protein MERLEEYRQAIRSLLEQYAAEGNQDDQLETQVICDRENDHYQLVSLGWQGQRRFYSCLMHLDIKNGKIWIQRNQTDRLIAQELVEMGVTREDIVLGLQPAYARPDTGYGVA; encoded by the coding sequence ATGGAACGATTAGAGGAATATCGGCAAGCAATTAGATCGCTGTTAGAACAGTATGCTGCTGAAGGGAATCAGGACGATCAATTAGAAACTCAGGTGATTTGCGATCGCGAAAACGATCATTACCAGTTGGTTAGCTTGGGTTGGCAGGGACAGCGGCGTTTTTATAGCTGTTTGATGCACCTGGATATTAAGAATGGCAAGATTTGGATTCAGCGCAATCAAACTGATCGATTGATTGCTCAAGAACTGGTTGAGATGGGTGTCACTAGAGAGGACATTGTCTTGGGTCTGCAACCTGCTTATGCAAGACCTGATACAGGGTATGGTGTGGCTTAG